The Cyclopterus lumpus isolate fCycLum1 chromosome 3, fCycLum1.pri, whole genome shotgun sequence genome includes the window GCCGCCGCCGGGCCGTGTTTGTGAACCGCAGTCATGCCGCTAACCCCGCCCCCTCCGCAGGCCGTGAAGAAGAAGTACTCCAGCAGCCGGCTGCTGCAGGTCGGACTCCTCCCTCAGCTGCGCTCGGCCACCGTGAAGACGCTGGCGGCCGCGCTGCTCGGCGACGACTGAGGCCGACGCCCACGACGACGACTGAGGCCGACGCCCACGACGACGACTGAGGCCGACGCCCACCAGCACTTTAGTTCAGATTCATCTCGCTCTGTTACGACACTGAaggaaatattgttttaataatctgagccatgattttttttttttactttaatgtgACGTTTTCCTTGAATgcactttgacctttgacctgcagcaGCCATTACAGCTGGAGTTGAGGAATTGCGCAACTTCCAATCAGAAGTTTTGTTTGCGACCAACTTCCTGTTCCTGTAAAGTTTTTACTTTACCAGCTGTGTTtttacttctctctctcctttttttttttaaaagtaaatctctgcttattaatatttatgaatgttttaactttaaaaatgttgcCGACTAAATTAAAAGGAATCAAACTCTgaacaagtgtttgttttcttgtaaaCAGTTTATTAGTAAAATAGGTTTTGTTGGGGTCCAATTCCCAGTTCTAGGTGAAGTGGACCCCTAGGGGTCTAGGTGAAGCGGACCCCTAGGGGTCTAGGTAAAGCGGACCCCTAGGGGTCTAGCTGATGGGTCTCTTGAGGTTGTTGCCGGAGGTCTAGGGACCCCCCTGGGGGTCTAGGTGAAGCGGACTCGGCGCATGGAGCCCACGGTGCTGTTCTGGCTCCCCCAGTCTGAGAAGTTGTTGTAGTCCCTCTTCTCCAGGATGTAGTGGGGGCCCCTGTAGTTGGGCTCCTGGTACACGGCCCACCTGCACACAAAGAACATCTCATTGTCCAATCGACTGCCTCCGACTcgtggcccctccccctccctgacTTACGCTCCGCCCAGGACCCGGATGGAGGCGACCCGGTTGAGGCTGTAGCGGCTCATCAGGTTGGGGATGTCGTCCTGGACCTCCATCTTCTTCCCGGAGAAGCCGGAGCGCTCAAACAGCTGAGCTTTGCCCGGGTTGTTGTCCTggaaaagttattattattattgaacgTCTGCACTTTGTTCCTAATTCAGTAAACTTTTTATAAAACAGTCTAAAGGTTTTATCTCTATTTAGTAAATAAATCACTTTGAAAAttgacttattttttttaaaacatgttaaatgtaaCCACATTTGTTTAACTGGTtgcaatttaaatgtaaaaccttCAATTTGTGGGAAGAAATCAGTCAAATTCCAAcaattatttctgtcatttttttttacacaaactcTCAGCTGTTACAGATGCAGCAGCTGTGAGTTTCctgtgaccccgtgaccccgtgacctcACCTGCTTCACGGCCCTCACCGAGGACACGTGGTCCACCTGAGCGCACCACTTGTCGTAGCAGGTGTACTCGCCGCGCTCAGACATGTCCCACAAGTACTGACGGCCACGGAAGTTCTCGTGCTCGTAGCCGACCCATCTGAGGAAAGGTTCACGAGTTTAATAAACAGATTAATAAACACGCGTTTAATAAACAGATTTGAGAAACATGCGTTTAAACAGATTTAATAAACAGATTTACATTTAGTTTGGACACAAATCTATTAAACTATAAATGTCTAAAATACGTTTCCTAGACAttaaaaaagagtaaaaagatGTGAACTCTCTTTAGTGATATTGTTGTTTGGGTTATTTCAGTTTGTGTCGGcgtgtattttatatattaaatgtatgttttctaCCTTTTAGATTTAGTTTCACCTGCGTATTATAGTAAAtaaagtttatatttatttagaagTCATTGAACTTTACATTTAATCCTTCTCACAGACGGATGATCATATTTCTGAACCTCTGGGTTTTATGTGAATGAACGATATTTAACATCTGGAAGTCTTTGAAATGAGAAGAGTTTCTCTGGTTGTCCActgaggtctctctctctctctctctctctctctctctctctctctctctctctctctctctctctctctctctccccccccccccccccccccccccccagggtgCTGTGGACTTACGCTCCGCTCTCCACCTGCACAGAGTTGCATCTCTCGGGGAAGTTCTTGTCACTGATCCGCGTGCAGTCCGAGCTCAGGTCCAGCCGGCGGCCGGCGAAGTTCCGCTGCTCGAAGAGGGTCACctgaggtcaggaggtcaggaggtcaagGAGGTCAAGGAGGTCAAGGAGCTCCAGTCCCACTGTAAGGGCTCTttacatcttcatcttcatacCAGTAAATACAGAGAACGTCGTCGTGGAGCCATGATgtgtaatgtttctttttaaaatatgtgtaaaCATGTATTTGTAAACAGGCAGCAGTGTCTATAACTATAATTACTGCATACGTCTGTTTGTTTATGGATTAAACCATCGAGCTACAACTTAACTGGTGAACTTAAAGGTCAAGCGTGTAGAATCtggcgccatctagtggtgaagcTGCAGATTGCAACCGACTGAAACACAACAGTCTCGTAATAGTCACAAAATCcaaagtatttttttactgAGCGACACTAGATGAAATCATACttatactattatatatatatatattccatctCTGTACGCTGTACCTTTAAGAGGTGTTGGGAGGTTAACTGGACAGAGCTAGgcctccagtctttatgctaagctacgtaGCTTTAAGTAAAACAGCCAACAGATATTCTACTTTTACAAACGAGTGTTCCATTAAAGAGAAACCGGCTCCTGCTGGTGGGACTCACCTTCCCACTGGACCCGTAGAAGGCGCGTTGGAGCACAGACCCCAGCTTGCTgcggacacacaaacacatggaatgAACCGTTGGACCCCGAACGCACCACGACAACAAGGCCGGACCCACCACGGACACAAGAGGAGGTGGAACTGAAGACCTCCATCGCTCGTGTTTTAAAGTCTTCCAAGAACAAGAAACACGAGCGTCAACGTGCACCTGAAGCGTACAGCGTAGAGTTTATGGGAGTCACGGGGAGCAGGTGAAGCTCCACCGGGGGGTCTGACCCCGACCCCGACCCCGACCCCGACCCCGACCCTCTCAACATACCTGGTTTGTTGGGCGAATCCTGGGACTTTGGTAAAGATGTTCATGTCCGCTCTGCGACGCCACGGGCCGGGCCCTTAAATACACAAGAGTGCTTCTGCAACAGTCTGGACGCCATTGAtatgctaaacacacacatgtagtctTCTGTgttctcccacacacacacacacacacacacactgaagtgcACGAGGAGGAACACAACGAGCGGAGAGCTTCTGGAGGCCGAGTGCAGCGCCGGCAGCTTTGTGCTTTTCAGCCATTCAGCGTTTCGTGGACAACAAAGCGGCCGAAGCATCGGCTGCACGGGCTTTGTGCAGGAAAGCTCCAGGTCGTGacctttgggggggggggggggggggggggggggggctctgtggAGCTGCATGTTCTGCAGCTCGGTTCTCTAGCTGGTCGCCTGCTGTCAGTTTATTCATCTGAATTATTGTTTCACCACGTTGTGTCCACACATTATGATGTAATCACAAAGGTGCCTTCAGGGTCTCAGTAAACCAGGACCTCGTTATTAATGTGCTCAGTAAAACCAGAGGgttcttctcattcttcttaTTGCtgattcttttattatttttagtttatAATAAGTTACAGTTTTAGATgatttatgaatcataatatattaaaacagcATTTGTATTTCCAcggtgtgttttattattaatcgTAAGTTATTGATCTGGAAGTGGCTTTGCAACTATCACAGATTACACGCCGTCATTATATCAGTTATTAATATGACTACAAAccactaattatttttttaataaatgtttttcaacCCAGTGTGGAggcaaaatgttgttttaatagGAAATATTGAAATGGtgtcaacaataaataaataatatatatatctatatatattgatgttgtattGCAGTTTGTTGTAATGCTGCACTGAAtgctattatttatataatatatatatatatatatttacatatacatcatataaaaagtatatgtttttttttaatttttattatttatatctataaaatatatatcatcttttttatttataccgtatattatatatataacatgaaaattaaattagttgtaatatattatattaaatatatattcaatataaatatgttatattatattctataaAAATAATAGCTTTGGAGCAATCAGCCTCACCTAgcttaattatttgtattatatacatttatatatatatatatatatatatatatatatacaaataatagcATTTAGTGCAGCATTACAGTACGACATCAAAACTCATGTGACATGTCAACTTTTCCAAATGTTTGATTGTTACTAcaattttattacatttaatataatatttattcagaATAAATTATTCAGTTTCACAGGATGAAACTTTGCTTACAGCGTCAGAATCTCTTCTTTCCAAAAGATCTGTTTGCCACAGCAGGTTTACACACACCACCGCCcccattcagtgtgtgtgtgtgtgtgtgtgtgtgtgtgtgtgtgtgtgtgtgtgtgtgtgtgtgtgtgtgtgtgtgtgtgtgtcgacacTGGATGCTTcactctgttttgtttttgtgacgTTGGCTCTGAACCtgacggggaggggggggtgtatgggtgtgtgtgtgtgtgtgtgtgtgtgtgtgtgggtggtagGAGGGGTGGGGGCATTAACCAGGTCCAGAAGCTCGTGGACGTTTCTTGCACTTTGGAGCAGTTTCCAGCGGACGAGCAGCAGGTCAGAGATCTACTTTCTGGGGTCCTGGGGGGTTGAAgccggtcacacacacacacacacacacacacacacacgcacacacacacacacacacacactgtgtgtgctgGAGAAgcttacttcctgtctctggtgGCTGAAACGAGACCGGCTTCTTCCTCTGGAGCCACGTGTTTCTACCCGTGGACACTTTACTGAATGAGTGGAGCTCTTTGCTGTGAGATTAAAGctcaaccccccctcccccccaggtGTGActgaggaccaggaccaggaccaggaccaggaccaggaccaggaccaggaccaccACGATGCTGCAGCGCCGCCCCCTGAGGCCGCTCCAGCTGCTCGCTCTGGTGCTGTGGGCGTCGGCCCAGGAGGACTTCGACTGGACGAAGAGCGAGAGGACGTCGTTCTACTACGGAACCTTCCCGACCGGTACGTCCGCCCGCCGACGCCCGGTGGTGGTGAGAACCGAACCGCCGTAACGCCCGCTTCGTGGTTCCCCGTGCAGGGTTCTCCTGGGGAGCCGGCAGCTCCGCGTACCAGACGGAGGGAGCCTGGAACGTGGACGGCAAAGGGATGAGCATCTGGGACGCCTTCGCCCACAAGAAGGGGAAGATCTACTCCAACGACACGGGGGACTCCTCGTGCGACGGCTACCACAAGTTCAAGGTGACCTTCAGCAGCTTCtatggggcgttcacaccaaacgcgatGCGAATTCTTCGTGCGAGTAGATCCCGTGCAAAGCCAATGCACAGTTAACCCCCTTTGACGCGAATTTGCGAAAGCCAATCGGCGgtgagaagctccgccccctggctgctgctgctctagtagcagccaatcagcgttgagaagctccgccccctggctgctgctaatgctctcgtagcgctggaagcggaagttatcgagacgtagtcggtggAAGTCACCGAGccgtgtgagcctacgggtgatgttattcacttcaattcaattcagtttattttgtatagcccaatatcacaaattacaaatttgcctcagagggctttacaatctgtacacatacgacatccctgtgtcagttatgaacccagacaccagggcgttagatgttcccacgtttgtgggatgtccacaacaagtataaagcagaactagtggttatttcttccgtggtggatgaaGGAAGTTATAAACGTTTCTACGGAGACAAgaccacggagataagccacgcctcttaggcgcgaatgaagcgaatgaagcgaatgaacCAACTTGTAAAGCGCAACGCTTTACTCATGTTGCGAATATTCGCCGTtggttagctagttagctagttagcttgtcCATAGCTCGCTAGACAAGCTGTCCGCTAGTTTTCTCAGTGCTTTAAATGCTACACGGCTAAAGAAAAGGAGCAAAGCTGTCACTCATCTGTCGACGCTATCTCTCCTACGCTTGTACAAAGCATTAAAATGTACTAAGATAGTGGctagttagcgagctagcttgctaattcctCCGTGCTTTAATGCtactaaactaaaaacaattaagatATAATGTGTGCATTAGTGAGCCGGAGGGCATATGGGagagagccaggctagctgtcccctctgtttccagtctttgtgctaagctaagctaaccgaccGTGAAGCATACTTCTCATAACGTTGACCAGTTTAATGAAGTTTGTTCTTCAGGACGACGTCACCttgatgaaggacatgaagctgaaccACTACCGATTCTCCATTTCCTGGCCGAGGATCTTACCGAGCGGACTGAAAAGTAAATCtagttttttacattattatttttactttttttttccccgttgTGGAAcgccatttttatttatttattttatttttattttaatttttaattggCTGGTGATTAAAATCAGTACtgagaacattttaatttaaatgtgctGCTGCGAGCgttgtttatctcttttctaCGTGATTTTATTTCAAATGCGTCACCTCGGGCTCatttttcattactttttaacagaaagaaatatatatatgtatatcatatatacatatatatataaaaataatgatgttgttttgttttatgataTAAAGGATTTAATTGAAACTCTCTCAGGTGAACAAATCAACGAGAAAGGAATCCAATATTACGACGACCTGATCAACATGCTGCTGGACAACAAGGTCACGCCCATCGTGACCTTGTACCACTGGGATCTACCGCAGGTGAGCGCCCGAACGCCACGCGCACCCCATTCCGTCCACAGGCCGGGACTCTAACGCGCGGGGTTTTCAGGTGTTGCAGGAGAAGCACGGCGGCTGGCAGAACGCCAGCACGGCGAACCACTTCAACGACTTCGCCGACTTGTGCTTCGAGCGCTTCGGAAGCAAAGTGAAGAACTGGATCACCTTCAACAACCCGTGGGTACGTCGGGCTCtcggggtcaaagggtcaaacGGTGCGTTCGCTGTCCCCTCGGACCGCTTTGACCCCTTCGTCTCGTGTGTTTTCAGTCCGTCGCTGTGGAGGGATACGAAACGGGGGAACACGCACCGGGGCTGAAGCTGAAGGGGACCGGAGCCTACAGAGCGGCCCACAACATCATCAAGGTGAAGCCTCAGGAGAGAACTTAGAAAACCTACAAATGTATTTCTGAAGGAACGCCtgcatctctgcatctctgcatctctgtatCTTCGCACCGATGACCACGATGGGAATAAGTCTAATAATAAGTCTTGTGTGTGATTATGAAAACAATGCGTGTCGCCCACTAAGCtgaagcacttcctgtctctgaaaCAGGCCCACGCTCAGGTCTGGCACTCCTACGACACCAagtggagaagcagacagaaaggTGAACACAGGAAGCTCCTTGTTGCTCTCCAAGTCCAAGATACAtgcttatatgtgtgtgtgtgtgtgtgtgtgtgtgcaggcctgGTTGGGATCTCGCTCACGGCCGACTGGGGGGAACCCGTGGACGTCACCAACCAGAAGGACGTGGAGGCAGCGGAGCGCTTCATCCAGTTCTCCTTGGGCTGGTTTGCCTCGCCCCTCTTCCACGGAGACTACCCCCAAGTGATGAAGGACTACATCGGTAACAATGAGCTCCCTTTCTACTGTACTTTAGTTTGGCAttattggtattattattatttgtattatcgTGAGAcgcatctaaacacacacagctacaaagaTGCAACGCTGCAACGATGCAAAGCTGTAAAGAGGCAACGATGAAACAATGCAACGCTGCAAAGATGCAACGATGCAACGCTGCAAAGATGCAATGCTGCAAAGATGCAATGATGCAAAGATGCAAAGATGCAACGCTGCAAAGATGCAATGATGCAAAGATGCAAAGATGCAGTTCCTCCAGAAATACATTTTCGGCTTTAAGCCGGTTGCCGGTAGAGATCGCCAGCGCTGTCCAatcagaaggtcagaggtcacgaaGCAGAGTTATAGAAGAGCAACATTAATACTTTAAATTGAGTTATTACGTTTTCTTTCTGACTGCAAACACGATGAATCTGCTATTCATACTGAAACATCtgattatgctaagctaactgataGCATCGAGATTTAGATCcagatataaaaacacaaaggtttgtttgtttgtttatgttgatATGTTGTTTAACGCTGATGTGATCTACGTTTCTTAATATTATGTCTGATTTCATAAAGTGTCTTATGTGTTTTTATGCTATGGTTTTAgtaatattatacatatttcattttttaacagttttaccataaaatatatattttttattaattggaTAATTAATCACCCAATTAATTGCGTAGTTGCTTcactttcatctttttaatcACTTGTGaaccattttaaattaaatttgatttgttttaaatgaacaaatagAACAAATGCTATTTCATAATTCTTAAATTATCAATAAAAAGCCAAATATCCCCCCaaactatataatataaaaacaatgatCATCATTAGCAGGATGCTGAGCTTACATTCCAGAATCAGAATTGTTTATTGACCAACGTTGATTAACATAACAATAATAGATAAttatggtaaacaacaacaaccagataacagtactttaaaaaaagtatatataataaaatataacacgTGTATCTTAATAAATGAAAAGACTCATGAACCATACGTTGACCTTCCTTTGGTTCCTTAATATTTGAATTGTGACTCATTTGTGACTCATCgatcacctttgacctttgacctctaggCAGGAAGAGCGGCCAGCAGGGCCTGGGCGCCTCGCGGCTGCCGGTCTTCTCTCCCCAGGAGAGGAGCTCCATCAAGGGGAGCTGTGACTTCCTGGGCCTCGGGCACTTCACCACCCGCTACGTGACCCTGAAGAACTTCCCGTCCGGCCTCGGCGAAAGCTACTTCTCCGACCGCGACCTCGCCGAGCTGGTCGACCCCCGGTGGCCCGACCCCGGCTCCGAGTGGCTCTACTCGGTTCCCTGGGGCTTCCGGCGCCTGTTGAACTACGTCAAGGTGCGCCGACCCGAGAGGAACCCACCGACTATAGAGATGACGTCATCGACTTCCTGCTCGCTACTGCACATGTGCAGACGAAACCAACTATTCACTTAGAGTCGATTTAGAGTCGGTGGTTTTCAAATCAAATGATGGCTTTAAAAGTACTGAGGAAATAAGCTTATTCATGTAAAAGTTCAATTAAACCATCAATGATAATCTCATGTCTGTATATTAAGTTTGGAGGTgattagcatagcttagcattaagactggaagTAGGGgcaaacagctagcctggctcagTCCATAGAGCTCAAATATACTCTTATTTACTCTTATACACTCTTATATACTCTATAATTATTacgttgtatttgtttaatcacagacaaacacaatcaTGACAGTTTTGTTGTTTCACAAGGAGTTTTGTTGCGTAATTATTTATTGACAAACAACAGTTATCCATCCGTCGAGCACTTTGGAGAGGAGAGCGAGGCTAGCCGTTCCCCTCCGCTTCcactctttatgctaagctaagctaattgcctGCTAGCTCCAGCGTGAGATCCGTCTCCTCTGCAagataattatataatatatataattatgttcaTGACGTCAAAATAGAGATACGAGttgtgaaatataaatatctaaatatatctaaatatctaaatatatataacgaTGTCTCCCTTCAGACTCAGTATGGAAACCCCATGGTCTACGTGACGGAGAACGGCGTGTCTGAGAAGATGCTCTGCACCGACCTGTGTGACGACTGGAGGATGAAGTACTTCAAGGACTACATCAACGAGATGCTCAAAGGTGAAGCAGCTCcagctaacgctaacgctaACGCCTGAGAGGAACCTAAacgcttgtttgtttgtttgtttgtttgttcctcagCCGTGAAGGACGGGGTGAACGTGAAGGGCTACACGGCCTGGTCTCTCCTCGACAACTTCCAGTGGGACGAAGGGTTCTCCGAGCGCTTCGGCCTCTACTACGTGGACTTCAGGAGCAAGAACAAGTCGCGGTACCCGAAGGCCTCGGTCCAGTTCTACAAGCGCATCATCAGCTCCAATGGGTTCCCCA containing:
- the crybgx gene encoding crystallin beta gamma X, whose product is MNIFTKVPGFAQQTSKLGSVLQRAFYGSSGKVTLFEQRNFAGRRLDLSSDCTRISDKNFPERCNSVQVESGAWVGYEHENFRGRQYLWDMSERGEYTCYDKWCAQVDHVSSVRAVKQDNNPGKAQLFERSGFSGKKMEVQDDIPNLMSRYSLNRVASIRVLGGAWAVYQEPNYRGPHYILEKRDYNNFSDWGSQNSTVGSMRRVRFT
- the lctla gene encoding lactase-like a isoform X2, coding for MLQRRPLRPLQLLALVLWASAQEDFDWTKSERTSFYYGTFPTGFSWGAGSSAYQTEGAWNVDGKGMSIWDAFAHKKGKIYSNDTGDSSCDGYHKFKDDVTLMKDMKLNHYRFSISWPRILPSGLKSEQINEKGIQYYDDLINMLLDNKVTPIVTLYHWDLPQVLQEKHGGWQNASTANHFNDFADLCFERFGSKVKNWITFNNPWSVAVEGYETGEHAPGLKLKGTGAYRAAHNIIKAHAQVWHSYDTKWRSRQKGLVGISLTADWGEPVDVTNQKDVEAAERFIQFSLGWFASPLFHGDYPQVMKDYIGRKSGQQGLGASRLPVFSPQERSSIKGSCDFLGLGHFTTRYVTLKNFPSGLGESYFSDRDLAELVDPRWPDPGSEWLYSVPWGFRRLLNYVKTQYGNPMVYVTENGVSEKMLCTDLCDDWRMKYFKDYINEMLKAVKDGVNVKGYTAWSLLDNFQWDEGFSERFGLYYVDFRSKNKSRYPKASVQFYKRIISSNGFPNQREVESWKRKAVETCSSSNQLLAAARRPQGDQEQAGPVHDEV
- the lctla gene encoding lactase-like a isoform X1, which encodes MLQRRPLRPLQLLALVLWASAQEDFDWTKSERTSFYYGTFPTGFSWGAGSSAYQTEGAWNVDGKGMSIWDAFAHKKGKIYSNDTGDSSCDGYHKFKDDVTLMKDMKLNHYRFSISWPRILPSGLKSEQINEKGIQYYDDLINMLLDNKVTPIVTLYHWDLPQVLQEKHGGWQNASTANHFNDFADLCFERFGSKVKNWITFNNPWSVAVEGYETGEHAPGLKLKGTGAYRAAHNIIKAHAQVWHSYDTKWRSRQKGLVGISLTADWGEPVDVTNQKDVEAAERFIQFSLGWFASPLFHGDYPQVMKDYIGRKSGQQGLGASRLPVFSPQERSSIKGSCDFLGLGHFTTRYVTLKNFPSGLGESYFSDRDLAELVDPRWPDPGSEWLYSVPWGFRRLLNYVKTQYGNPMVYVTENGVSEKMLCTDLCDDWRMKYFKDYINEMLKAVKDGVNVKGYTAWSLLDNFQWDEGFSERFGLYYVDFRSKNKSRYPKASVQFYKRIISSNGFPNQREVESWKRKAVETCSSSNQLLAADPLIGHMEMVTEIVVPTVSTLCILLSAVFLMFLLRRRV